A window from bacterium encodes these proteins:
- a CDS encoding glutamate racemase: protein MQTAAPIGLYDSGLGGLSVAREVFRQLPEEAIAYIGDTARVPYGGRSVEELLSFNREILGILLDQGVKAVVVACNTSSAIALPVLDAECPVPILGLIEAGARAAATEGRRIGVIATEATIRSRAHLRAIEALEQPCQVFPLACPKLVPMIEAGIWEGPEAEATVYESLAPLLDAKLDTLIFGCTHYPFLRKVIAGILGDGVRLVDPAEEAVRALGDILAANELLATERKAPHRIMVSGDPVDFLHSAKRLLGEVIDRVEGIQVKEALPLAR from the coding sequence TTGCAGACCGCTGCACCCATTGGCCTCTACGATTCCGGGCTCGGCGGCCTGAGCGTCGCGCGCGAGGTCTTCCGGCAGCTGCCCGAGGAGGCGATCGCCTATATCGGCGACACGGCGCGGGTCCCCTACGGGGGCCGCTCGGTCGAGGAGCTCCTCTCCTTCAACCGCGAGATCTTGGGGATCCTCCTGGACCAGGGGGTCAAGGCGGTGGTCGTCGCCTGCAACACCAGCTCGGCGATCGCCCTGCCGGTACTCGACGCCGAGTGCCCGGTTCCCATCCTGGGCTTGATCGAAGCCGGAGCGCGCGCAGCGGCCACCGAGGGCCGCCGGATCGGGGTCATCGCGACCGAGGCGACCATCCGCAGCCGCGCCCACCTGCGCGCCATCGAGGCCCTAGAGCAACCTTGCCAGGTCTTCCCGCTCGCCTGCCCCAAGCTGGTGCCCATGATCGAGGCGGGCATCTGGGAGGGCCCCGAGGCGGAGGCCACGGTCTACGAGAGCCTCGCGCCCCTCTTGGACGCCAAGCTCGATACCTTGATTTTCGGCTGCACCCACTACCCCTTCTTGCGCAAGGTCATCGCGGGGATCCTGGGTGACGGCGTACGGCTGGTGGACCCGGCCGAAGAGGCCGTCCGCGCGCTCGGCGACATCCTCGCGGCGAACGAGCTGCTTGCGACCGAGCGCAAAGCCCCTCACCGGATCATGGTCAGCGGCGACCCGGTCGATTTCCTGCACTCGGCCAAGCGACTGCTCGGCGAGGTCATCGACCGGGTCGAGGGCATCCAGGTCAAGGAAGCCCTGCCGCTCGCGCGCTAG
- a CDS encoding GGDEF domain-containing protein gives METLAPLSQADLQNLVAVATRIPPTTNWEFLKTTLQDVLATNAPGVDAALWLPSPDGLVPLTPGAESVFAAFISDHEVEDYAKEPGEFTMIPPGYRQAIVANRQTFGQLLIAGDRSREDFLRHLSGVIATPAGLSALAVQLGDEVSKRTSTDKLTGLWNRQYFNERFREECERLVRSKETGAVAIVSLDNFSALARTMAPEEQNALFAQVGQAVRQVIRQTDWGVRWDNFDLLFYFPSTSAEAAVEVLKRFTRKMVSTSPILEPISGVSSTVETTSPRALIQLATRRLDLARKDGNRRVICFATPGGGLQFYREETEA, from the coding sequence ATGGAAACACTGGCCCCCCTGTCGCAGGCAGACCTTCAAAATCTCGTCGCGGTTGCGACCAGGATTCCCCCCACCACCAACTGGGAGTTCCTCAAGACGACGCTCCAAGACGTGCTCGCGACCAACGCGCCGGGCGTCGACGCGGCGCTCTGGCTGCCGAGCCCCGACGGCCTGGTGCCCCTGACCCCCGGGGCCGAGTCGGTCTTCGCCGCCTTCATCTCGGACCACGAGGTCGAGGACTACGCCAAGGAGCCCGGCGAGTTCACCATGATCCCGCCCGGCTACCGCCAGGCCATCGTGGCCAACCGCCAGACCTTCGGCCAGCTCCTGATCGCAGGCGATCGCTCCCGCGAGGACTTCCTGCGTCACCTCTCGGGCGTCATCGCCACGCCGGCCGGCCTCTCGGCGCTCGCCGTCCAGCTGGGCGACGAAGTCTCCAAGCGCACCTCGACCGACAAGCTGACCGGCCTCTGGAACCGCCAGTACTTCAACGAGCGCTTCCGCGAAGAGTGCGAGCGCCTGGTGCGCTCCAAGGAGACCGGGGCCGTCGCCATCGTCAGCCTCGACAACTTCTCGGCGCTCGCGCGGACCATGGCTCCTGAGGAGCAGAACGCCCTCTTCGCCCAGGTGGGCCAGGCCGTTCGCCAGGTGATCCGTCAGACGGACTGGGGCGTTCGCTGGGACAACTTCGATCTGCTCTTCTACTTCCCCTCCACTTCGGCCGAGGCGGCCGTCGAGGTCCTCAAGCGCTTCACCCGCAAGATGGTCTCGACCTCGCCGATCCTCGAGCCCATCTCGGGCGTCAGCTCGACGGTCGAGACCACCAGCCCCCGGGCCCTCATCCAGCTCGCGACCCGTCGGCTGGACCTTGCCCGCAAGGACGGCAACCGCCGCGTTATCTGCTTCGCGACGCCGGGCGGCGGCCTCCAGTTCTATCGAGAAGAGACGGAAGCCTAA
- a CDS encoding AAA family ATPase, translated as MLRAALAEPSHAYLFVGPPQVGKTATALAFAQALNCPAAHAAPDPQAADACGVCVECRSIANANHPDVRFVEPSEGKKVFAVDQVRKLVEEVGWKAYRARHKVYVIPTDLLNVQGANTLLKTIEEPQPGTVLILVATSLDHVLPTLVSRCQPVFFGPVAPEAIAPWLETNHGVPTARAQHLARVSDGRIGWALAVSQSGDLPEPTMLAAETYAAALVEAEKLAGEDAETQQLALEALIAQVRDMMVYQQTRRHDWIARPEQAARAAERHLPLGYWMRVIKRLEQARRELSAHANARLLWTVLAGDLQPTAIERSGA; from the coding sequence ATGTTGCGGGCGGCCCTCGCCGAGCCGTCTCACGCCTATCTCTTCGTGGGCCCTCCCCAGGTGGGCAAGACGGCCACCGCCCTTGCCTTCGCCCAGGCACTCAACTGCCCTGCGGCCCACGCCGCCCCCGATCCCCAGGCGGCTGACGCCTGCGGGGTCTGCGTCGAGTGCCGTTCCATCGCCAACGCCAACCATCCCGACGTTCGCTTCGTCGAACCCAGCGAGGGCAAGAAGGTCTTCGCGGTCGACCAGGTGCGCAAGCTCGTCGAGGAGGTGGGCTGGAAGGCCTACCGCGCCCGGCACAAGGTCTACGTCATCCCCACCGACCTCTTGAACGTGCAGGGCGCCAACACCCTGCTCAAGACCATCGAGGAGCCCCAGCCGGGGACCGTCCTGATCCTGGTCGCCACGAGCCTCGACCACGTGCTGCCGACCCTGGTCTCGCGCTGTCAGCCCGTCTTCTTCGGGCCGGTCGCCCCCGAGGCGATCGCCCCCTGGCTCGAAACCAACCACGGGGTGCCCACCGCGCGCGCTCAGCACCTGGCACGAGTCTCGGACGGCCGAATTGGCTGGGCCCTTGCCGTCTCCCAGTCGGGGGACCTGCCCGAGCCGACCATGCTTGCGGCCGAGACCTACGCCGCCGCCCTCGTCGAGGCCGAGAAGCTCGCCGGCGAGGATGCCGAGACCCAGCAGCTCGCCCTCGAAGCGCTCATCGCCCAGGTTCGTGATATGATGGTCTATCAGCAGACGAGGCGTCACGACTGGATCGCAAGGCCCGAACAAGCAGCGCGCGCCGCCGAGCGGCACCTGCCGCTGGGGTACTGGATGCGGGTGATCAAGCGCCTCGAGCAGGCCCGGCGCGAACTTTCGGCCCACGCCAACGCCAGACTCCTCTGGACCGTGCTTGCGGGCGACCTTCAACCAACGGCAATCGAGCGCTCGGGCGCATAG
- a CDS encoding stage 0 sporulation protein, whose product MIAAIRTRTGDLHLLDPADDTLTRGEFVVYETERGLDCSPVVSLPSAVRHEHGALPTVRFIRAATDQDLLQLDSKWSEEVRAHGIGIEKIAAHGLPMKLVETVYTLDYSRLTFFYTADNRVDFRALLKDLTATFRRTRIELRQIGVRNAAGLMGGVGPCGRELCCSTFLKEFAPITIKLAKDQNLPLNPSKISGLCGRLMCCLSYEHEMYLEIKQELPVVGSRVRVEEGAGYVIEQVVMKEAVKVEINDDLVVEVPVSKLLDYPKTQQE is encoded by the coding sequence TTGATCGCGGCGATCCGCACCCGAACCGGCGATCTCCATCTGCTGGACCCCGCCGATGACACGCTGACGCGCGGCGAGTTCGTCGTCTACGAGACCGAGCGCGGCCTCGACTGCTCGCCCGTCGTCTCCCTGCCGAGCGCCGTGCGCCACGAGCACGGGGCCTTGCCGACCGTCCGCTTCATCCGGGCGGCGACCGACCAGGACCTCCTCCAGCTCGACAGCAAGTGGAGCGAAGAAGTCCGTGCCCACGGGATCGGCATCGAGAAGATCGCTGCCCACGGCCTGCCCATGAAGCTGGTCGAGACGGTCTACACCCTCGACTACAGCCGCCTGACCTTCTTCTACACGGCCGACAACCGGGTGGACTTCAGGGCCCTGCTCAAGGACCTGACGGCCACCTTCCGCCGGACCCGCATCGAGCTGCGCCAGATCGGCGTGCGCAACGCGGCGGGGCTCATGGGCGGGGTCGGTCCCTGCGGCCGCGAGCTCTGCTGCTCGACCTTCCTCAAGGAGTTCGCGCCGATCACCATCAAGCTCGCCAAGGACCAGAACCTGCCCCTCAACCCCAGCAAGATCAGCGGCCTGTGCGGCCGGCTCATGTGCTGCCTGTCGTACGAGCACGAGATGTACCTCGAGATCAAGCAGGAGCTGCCCGTGGTCGGCAGCCGCGTCCGCGTCGAAGAGGGCGCCGGCTACGTGATCGAGCAGGTGGTCATGAAGGAGGCGGTCAAGGTCGAGATCAACGACGACCTTGTCGTCGAGGTCCCCGTCTCGAAGCTACTCGATTATCCCAAGACGCAGCAGGAGTAA